The following proteins come from a genomic window of Trifolium pratense cultivar HEN17-A07 linkage group LG4, ARS_RC_1.1, whole genome shotgun sequence:
- the LOC123924362 gene encoding polygalacturonase At1g48100-like translates to MSGFSLKGFTYMLLIAIIILSSNFEECIARRGKHWRHNREEMASLLKKKGKSHGNGHNHNGGGGTKSKVSPPQKSTPSPSPLPPPPQDDGPLTPPPQTKIGGSSTTFNVLDFGAKGDGKSDDTKAFEATWAEACKVEASTMLIPADYIFYVGPIVFSGPYCKPRIVFQVDGTIIAPTNSNAWGRGLLQWLDFTKLVGFTIQGNGIIDGRGSVWWQDTQYNDPLDDQEKLLFPSNNTVGSPPIQIESSYGGKMPAIKPTAIRFYGSINPTVTGITIQNSPQCHLKFDNCNGVMVHDVTISSPGDSPNTDGIHLQNSRDVLIYKSTLACGDDCISIQTGCSNVYVHNVDCGPGHGISIGGLGKDNTRACVSNITVRDVNMHNTMNGVRIKTWQGGSGSVQGVLFSNIQVTEVQFPIVIDQFYCDKRNCKNQTAAVALNGINYEGIKGTYTVKPVHFACSDSLPCVDVSLTSVELQPVQEKYHLYDPFCWETYGELKTTTVPPIDCLQIGKPPNNRIQTAHDLC, encoded by the exons ATGAGTGGTTTTAGCTTAAAGGGTTTCACATACATGCTTCTCATTgcaattattattttgtctTCAAATTTTGAAGAGTGCATTGCAAGAAGAGGGAAACATTGGAGGCATAATAGAGAAGAGATGGcttctttgttgaagaagaaaggAAAGAGTCATGGTAATGGACATAACCACAATGGTGGAGGAGGAACAAAATCCAAGGTTTCTCCACCACAAAAAAGTACTCCTTCACCCTCACctctaccaccaccaccacaagaTGATGGCCCTTTAACTCCACCACCACAAACTAAAATTGGTGGGTCATCTACCACTTTCAATGTGCTAGATTTTGGAGCTAAAGGAGATGGGAAAAGTGATGATACAAag GCATTTGAAGCCACATGGGCAGAAGCATGTAAAGTAGAGGCATCAACAATGCTCATTCCAGCAGATTATATCTTCTACGTGGGGCCCATTGTATTCTCAGGCCCATACTGTAAACCCAGAATCGTTTTCCAG gTTGATGGGACCATAATTGCACCAACAAACTCAAATGCTTGGGGCAGAGGACTATTACAATGGTTGGACTTTACAAAACTGGTTGGATTTACCATTCAAGGAAATGGCATTATTGATGGAAGAGGATCAGTATGGTGGCAAGACACTCAATATAATGATCCTTTAGATGATCAAGAAAAACTCTTATTCCCTTCAAACAACACGGTTGGAAGTCCGCCAATACAG ATTGAAAGTTCATATGGAGGAAAAATGCCAGCCATCAAACCAACT GCAATAAGATTCTATGGGAGTATTAATCCAACCGTGACAGGCATAACAATTCAAAATAGTCCACAATGTCATCTCAAGTTTGACAACTGTAATGGAGTCATGGTTCATGATGTTACCATATCATCCCCTGGTGATAGTCCTAACACTGATGGCATTCACTTACAGAACTCCAGAGATGTATTGATATACAAAAGCACTTTAGCTTGCG GAGATGACTGTATTTCAATACAAACTGGATGCTCGAATGTATATGTTCACAATGTCGACTGTGGACCGGGGCATGGAATCAGTATTGGAGGTCTAGGAAAGGATAATACTAGAGCATGTGTCTCAAACATTACTGTTCGGGATGTGAACATGCACAACACAATGAATGGTGTCAGAATCAAAACATGGCAG GGTGGATCAGGCTCAGTACAAGGAGTATTATTCTCAAACATACAAGTTACAGAAGTTCAATTTCCAATTGTAATCGACCAATTCTACTGCGATAAAAGAAACTGCAAAAATCAAACAGCAGCTGTGGCTCTCAACGGAATCAACTACGAAGGTATAAAGGGAACATACACAGTTAAGCCGGTTCATTTCGCATGCAGTGATAGCTTGCCTTGTGTAGATGTTTCTTTAACAAGTGTCGAATTACAACCTGTTCAAGAAAAATACCATCTTTATGATCCATTTTGTTGGGAGACTTATGGTGAATTGAAAACTACAACAGTTCCACCAATTGATTGTCTCCAAATCGGAAAGCCGCCGAATAACCGGATTCAGACAGCTCATGATTTATGCTGA